In a single window of the Cucumis melo cultivar AY chromosome 11, USDA_Cmelo_AY_1.0, whole genome shotgun sequence genome:
- the LOC103496299 gene encoding uncharacterized protein LOC103496299, translating to MASFPHNFYSDLYPNNFSDLQTLLMAAGDSGMCGIRNNNNNNNNIDLFVSREETFIPFFDQTVSPEQSSSDTGLSPFLTMQHPDLYGPVSDMTVPSLPEFNMSTYDIHSLITCQPQVPGTCNYGDELLGFVPELKPLYRDTWGNQSRYETHAVEETNIKVASRYSEEERKERIVRYLKKRNQRNFNKTIKYACRKTLADRRTRVRGRFARNNNELCDNDHEIPLKTNQFSTPNHNLIKQRDQTNKEEEESWLQELAASLMYLPYVTNYGM from the exons ATGGCTTCATTTCCTCATAATTTCTACTCTGACCTTTATCCTAACAATTTTTCTGACCTTCAAACCCTATTAATGGCTGCTGGAGACAGTGGAATGTGTGGCATTcggaacaacaacaacaacaacaacaacatcgACTTATTTGTTTCGAGGGAAGAAACTTTCATCCCTTTCTTTGATCAAACCGTGTCACCTGAGCAATCGTCATCTGATACCGGCCTATCGCCTTTCCTAACAATGCAGCATCCTGACCTATACGGGCCGGTCTCCGATATGACCGTTCCGTCGTTGCCTGAATTTAACATGAGTACGTATGACATTCATAGCTTAATCACCTGTCAACCACAAGTCCCTGGTACATGTAACTACGGCGACGAACTCTTAGGCTTCGTGCCCGAATTGAAGCCCCTTTACCGCGACACATGG GGAAATCAGAGTAGGTATGAGACACATGCAGTGGAAGAGACAAATATTAAGGTGGCGAGTCGCTACtcagaagaagaaaggaaagagagaattgtcagatatttaaaaaagagaaaccAGAGGAATTTCAACAAAACCATCAAG TATGCATGTAGGAAAACCCTAGCAGACAGAAGAACAAGAGTACGAGGAAGATTTGCTCGCAATAATAATGAACTTTGTGACAATGATCATGAAATCCCTCTCAAAACCAACCAATTTTCTACCCCTAATCACAACCTAATTAAACAAAGAGATCAAACG aacaaggaagaagaagagagctGGCTACAAGAATTGGCAGCAAGTTTAATGTATTTACCTTATGTGACAAATTATGGAATGTAA
- the LOC103496298 gene encoding uncharacterized protein At4g15545: MSQSSGPDFNLPDEILAVIPTDPYDQLDLARKITSMAIASRVSNLEAEMIRMKQKLKEKEKTIYDLQEKMSHLEHANQEAESRLKIALDDNTRLSRERDSLSMTSKKLGRDLAKLETFKRQLMLSLSDESSQTETVDIGTCDQAVPKAYTDKDEVTNGHTTHSFSGSTETRSTIVEGKHIGQRFSSPYITPRLTPSATPKIISTSVSPRGYSTVASPQITSGSTSPTKHSYDGRIALSPWYPSSQQSSAASSPPRSRQLSGRPARVDGKEFFRLARSRLSLEQFSAFLLNIKELNAHKQTREETLRKAEEIFGTDNKDLFLSFQGLVNRNVH; the protein is encoded by the exons ATGTCGCAAAGCAGTGGGCCTGATTTCAATCTACCGGATGAGATTTTGGCGGTGATTCCAACGGATCCATATGATCAGCTCGATCTTGCGCGTAAAATCACCTCCATGGCGATTGCCTCTCGTGTGTCGAATCTTGAAGCTGAAATGATAAGGATGAAGCAAAAGCttaaagagaaggaaaaaactATTTATGACCTGCAGGAGAAGATGTCTCACCTCGAGCACGCGAACCAGGAAGCTGAATCTAGGTTGAAGATTGCGCTTGATGATAAT ACGAGGCTTTCCAGGGAACGCGATTCTCTATCAATGACTTCAAAGAAACTTGGGCGTGATTTAGCAAAG CTGGAGACATTTAAGAGACAACTTATGCTATCATTGAGTGATGAATCCTCT CAAACTGAAACTGTTGATATTGGAACCTGTGATCAAGCAGTTCCTAAAGCATATACTGACAAGG ATGAGGTAACTAATGGACACACCACGCATTCATTCAGTGGTTCTACAGAGACGAGAAGCACAATAGTTGAAG GAAAGCATATTGGACAAAGATTTTCATCGCCGTATATCACCCCAAGGCTCACTCCATCGGCAACTCCAAAAATTATTTCAACCAGTGTATCCCCCAGAGGGTATTCCACTGTTGCTTCTCCACAGATAACGTCTGGTTCAACTTCTCCAACAAAACACTCATACGATGGACGAATTGCACTATCTCCATGGTACCCATCAAGCCAGCAGTCTTCAGCAGCAAGTTCTCCTCCTCGTTCTCGTCAACTGTCTG GTCGCCCTGCCCGGGTGGATGGCAAGGAGTTTTTTCGCCTAGCCAG GAGTCGTCTGTCATTAGAGCAGTTTAGTGCCTTCCTTTTGAACATAAAGGAACTCAATGCTCATAAGCAGACTAGAGAG GAAACTTTAAGAAAAGCAGAAGAGATATTTGGGACAGATAACAAAGATCTTTTTCTGTCATTTCAAGGATTGGTTAACCGCAATGTTCACTAG